A genome region from Microbacterium terricola includes the following:
- a CDS encoding Na(+)/H(+) antiporter subunit C yields MQASAILIVIMAVLFACGVYAMLERSLTRVLIGFLLLGNAANLLLLIVMGAPGVAPFFGSADPADMSDPLPQALTLTAIVITFAVSAFLLALIYRSWQLGQADTVEDDEADAAVRARATQAEESMDDETGIEDEDDDATSDFVGVDTAPITVLSSRDVPGVRDDAPVDEADRPRGGEDA; encoded by the coding sequence ATGCAGGCATCCGCCATCCTCATCGTCATCATGGCCGTGCTGTTCGCGTGCGGCGTCTACGCGATGCTCGAGCGCAGCCTCACCCGGGTGCTGATCGGCTTCCTGCTCCTCGGCAACGCGGCGAACCTGCTGCTGCTGATCGTGATGGGCGCGCCGGGCGTGGCCCCCTTCTTCGGCTCAGCCGACCCCGCCGACATGAGCGACCCGCTGCCGCAGGCGCTGACACTCACCGCCATCGTCATCACGTTCGCCGTGTCGGCGTTCCTGCTCGCCCTGATCTACCGCTCGTGGCAGCTCGGCCAGGCCGACACCGTCGAGGACGACGAGGCCGACGCCGCCGTGCGCGCGCGGGCGACCCAGGCCGAGGAGTCCATGGACGACGAGACCGGCATCGAGGACGAGGACGACGACGCGACGAGTGACTTCGTGGGGGTCGACACCGCCCCCATCACCGTGCTGAGCAGTCGCGACGTCCCGGGTGTCCGCGACGACGCGCCCGTCGACGAGGCCGACCGGCCGCGCGGGGGTGAGGACGCATGA
- a CDS encoding monovalent cation/H+ antiporter complex subunit F encodes MSFLLPAIYVVFSVAALLTVIKIVVGPSILDRAVASDVLLTLVMCVLGAEMAINHHTRTLPVLLIIAAVGVFGSISIARFVARKDTER; translated from the coding sequence ATGAGCTTCCTGCTGCCGGCGATCTACGTCGTGTTCTCGGTGGCCGCGCTGCTCACGGTCATCAAGATCGTGGTCGGGCCGTCGATCCTCGACCGCGCGGTCGCCTCGGACGTGCTGCTGACGCTCGTCATGTGCGTGCTCGGCGCCGAGATGGCGATCAACCACCACACGCGCACGCTGCCGGTGCTGCTGATCATCGCGGCGGTCGGCGTGTTCGGCTCGATCTCGATCGCGCGTTTCGTGGCCAGGAAGGACACCGAGCGATGA
- a CDS encoding Na+/H+ antiporter subunit A: MLILLGVFAVVPVALPSLVRRIGARAFYVAALVPIAAFVHTAWLTPAVLSGSIPFEAYDWIRPLGIQLSMRMDTLAWVMALIVTGVGALVMIYCRSYFRGKDEGLGQFSAVLLAFAGAMYGLVLTDDIVVLVMFWELTSVLSYLLIGYYNRRAASRRAALQALQVTTLGGLVMLIGVVLLVVQAGTSSLSTILAETPTGAVVDAALVLILVGALSKSAIFPFHFWLPGAMAAPTPVSAYLHAAAMVKAGIYLIALFAPAYAESPVWRPIVIGLGAFTMLLGGVQALRETDLKRILAFGTVSQLGLLTVVLGYGTRDAALAGIALLISHALFKSALFLVVGIIDRQLSTRDIGELSGVGRQAPTLAVFSALAVASMAGVIPTLGFVAKEGALTALLHEASGGAAWAIVAVIAVTLGSMLTAAYGIRFVWGAFWTKKDAAGAALPPTAWPDPPFSFFVSPVLLSSLGVIAGFATAPLDAALATYADTAPAASAGVAAPEHVSHLALWHGFEPALWISIATLVIGAALFGLTAKATWSRRLLPFTAADVYNAALRGIARLSVITTSFTQRGSLPVYVGTIFVVFVAAEGTALLAGSDWRADLAAFHTPMQLVVAPIMIVAGLIAVRARKRYTGVVLVSVTGLGMVILFATSGAPDLALTQILVETVTLVAFALVLRRIPARMGEHNASVWPVARAVLAGAVGLTMAMVAIVATAAREAAPISGSFADLAYEIGHGKNVVNVALVDLRGWDTMGELSVLILAATGVASLVFVTHRADTLSTLNALPSELPRDRRPLIETADGIRPRGEGGSRRMAWLVGGQRVDPANRSIMLEVVVRILFHTIIVVSLYLLFAGHNLPGGGFAGGLVAGMALVMRYVAGGPYELGAAAPTDAGRLLGAGMALAVATAVVPIFFGQAPLTSVFIEADLPVIGHVEFVTSTLFDIGVYLVVIGLVLDVLRSLGAEVDRQAHELRETGPRAGVGV; encoded by the coding sequence ATGCTCATCCTGCTCGGCGTGTTCGCGGTCGTTCCGGTCGCGCTCCCGTCGCTGGTCCGCCGGATAGGCGCGCGCGCGTTCTACGTCGCGGCCCTCGTCCCGATCGCGGCGTTCGTGCACACCGCCTGGCTCACCCCGGCCGTGCTGAGCGGCAGCATCCCGTTCGAGGCGTACGACTGGATCCGCCCGCTCGGCATCCAGCTGTCGATGCGGATGGACACGCTCGCCTGGGTGATGGCGCTGATCGTCACGGGCGTCGGCGCGCTGGTGATGATCTACTGCCGCTCGTACTTCCGCGGGAAGGACGAGGGCCTCGGCCAGTTCTCGGCGGTGCTGCTCGCCTTCGCCGGCGCGATGTACGGGCTGGTGCTCACCGACGACATCGTCGTGCTGGTGATGTTCTGGGAGCTCACGAGCGTCCTGTCGTACCTGCTCATCGGCTACTACAACCGCCGTGCCGCGAGTCGCCGCGCCGCTCTGCAGGCCCTGCAGGTCACGACGCTCGGCGGCCTGGTCATGCTCATCGGCGTGGTGCTGCTCGTGGTGCAGGCCGGCACCTCGAGCCTGTCGACGATCCTCGCCGAGACGCCGACCGGCGCCGTCGTCGACGCGGCCCTGGTGCTGATCCTCGTCGGCGCGCTCAGCAAGTCCGCGATCTTCCCGTTCCACTTCTGGCTGCCCGGCGCGATGGCCGCGCCCACTCCGGTGAGCGCGTACCTGCACGCGGCCGCCATGGTCAAGGCGGGCATCTACCTCATCGCCCTGTTCGCACCCGCCTACGCCGAGTCGCCGGTGTGGCGGCCGATCGTGATCGGGCTCGGCGCATTCACGATGCTGCTCGGCGGGGTGCAGGCACTGCGCGAGACCGACCTCAAGCGCATCCTGGCGTTCGGCACCGTCAGCCAGCTGGGTCTGCTCACCGTGGTGCTCGGCTACGGCACCCGCGATGCCGCCCTCGCCGGCATCGCCCTGCTCATCAGCCACGCCCTCTTCAAGTCGGCGCTGTTCCTCGTCGTCGGCATCATCGACCGTCAGCTCTCCACCCGTGACATCGGAGAGCTCAGCGGCGTGGGCCGGCAGGCGCCGACCCTCGCCGTGTTCTCGGCGCTCGCGGTCGCCTCGATGGCCGGGGTCATCCCGACGCTCGGATTCGTGGCGAAGGAGGGGGCGCTGACCGCCCTCCTCCACGAGGCGTCCGGCGGTGCCGCTTGGGCGATCGTCGCGGTGATCGCGGTCACGCTCGGGTCGATGCTGACAGCGGCATACGGCATCCGCTTCGTCTGGGGCGCGTTCTGGACGAAGAAGGATGCTGCCGGCGCAGCCCTTCCGCCGACCGCCTGGCCCGACCCGCCGTTCTCGTTCTTCGTCTCCCCGGTGCTGCTCTCCTCACTCGGCGTGATCGCCGGCTTCGCGACCGCACCGCTCGACGCCGCACTGGCCACCTACGCCGACACGGCACCTGCGGCCAGCGCGGGCGTGGCCGCACCGGAGCATGTCTCGCACCTCGCCCTCTGGCACGGCTTCGAACCCGCACTGTGGATCTCGATCGCCACCCTTGTCATCGGCGCGGCTCTGTTCGGCCTCACCGCGAAGGCGACCTGGAGCCGCCGCCTCCTGCCGTTCACGGCCGCCGACGTGTACAACGCGGCACTGCGCGGCATCGCGCGACTGTCGGTCATCACGACGAGCTTCACCCAGCGCGGCTCGCTGCCGGTCTACGTGGGCACGATCTTCGTGGTGTTCGTCGCTGCGGAGGGCACCGCCCTGCTCGCCGGCTCGGACTGGCGGGCCGATCTCGCCGCCTTCCACACGCCGATGCAGCTGGTGGTCGCGCCGATCATGATCGTCGCCGGCCTCATCGCGGTGCGGGCGCGCAAGCGCTACACCGGCGTCGTGCTGGTGTCGGTCACCGGCCTCGGCATGGTCATCCTCTTCGCGACCAGCGGTGCGCCCGACCTCGCGCTGACGCAGATCCTCGTCGAGACCGTCACCCTGGTTGCGTTCGCGCTCGTGCTGCGGCGCATCCCCGCCCGCATGGGCGAGCACAACGCGTCGGTGTGGCCGGTGGCCCGTGCCGTGCTCGCCGGGGCGGTCGGGCTCACCATGGCGATGGTCGCGATCGTGGCCACCGCCGCGCGCGAGGCGGCGCCGATCTCGGGCTCGTTCGCCGACCTCGCCTACGAGATCGGGCACGGCAAGAACGTGGTCAATGTCGCCCTCGTCGACCTGCGCGGGTGGGACACGATGGGCGAGCTGTCCGTGCTCATCCTCGCCGCGACGGGAGTCGCGTCGCTCGTGTTCGTGACGCATCGCGCCGACACCCTCTCGACATTGAACGCGCTGCCGAGCGAGCTGCCGCGCGACCGCCGGCCCCTCATCGAGACTGCGGACGGGATCCGGCCGCGCGGTGAGGGCGGCAGCCGGCGGATGGCCTGGCTCGTCGGCGGTCAGCGCGTCGATCCGGCGAACCGCTCGATCATGCTCGAGGTCGTCGTGCGGATCCTCTTCCACACCATCATCGTCGTCTCGCTCTATCTGCTGTTCGCCGGCCACAACCTGCCGGGCGGCGGGTTCGCGGGCGGACTGGTCGCGGGCATGGCGCTCGTGATGCGCTACGTCGCGGGCGGCCCCTACGAGCTCGGCGCCGCCGCGCCGACCGACGCCGGCCGGCTGCTGGGGGCGGGCATGGCGCTCGCCGTGGCGACCGCCGTCGTGCCCATCTTCTTCGGACAGGCGCCGCTGACGAGCGTCTTCATCGAGGCGGACCTCCCGGTCATCGGCCACGTCGAGTTCGTCACGTCCACCCTCTTCGACATCGGCGTGTACCTCGTCGTGATCGGCCTCGTGCTCGACGTGCTGCGCAGCCTCGGGGCCGAGGTCGACCGTCAGGCGCACGAGCTGCGCGAGACCGGACCCCGGGCGGGGGTGGGCGTCTGA
- a CDS encoding Na+/H+ antiporter subunit E — protein MTPDFRHTPRTVATQAWRQLPFVIWLIALWMLLWAQFTWLSLLTGIVVALFVTRIFRLPPVELSGRVNLWRGLLFVLSFLGSVVHGSMLVAWQVLDWRRQPGTAIIAVPLVTDDDLIMTHVAVTASLIPGSLIVDADRDRRVLFLHVIGVRDQRDVERQRRSVLQWERRIVMAVGSRAQVAAMQGGGAR, from the coding sequence GTGACCCCCGACTTCCGCCACACCCCCCGCACCGTCGCCACCCAGGCGTGGCGCCAGCTGCCGTTCGTCATCTGGCTCATCGCGCTGTGGATGCTGCTGTGGGCTCAGTTCACGTGGCTCTCGCTTCTGACCGGGATCGTGGTGGCCCTGTTCGTCACCCGGATCTTCCGGCTGCCGCCGGTGGAGCTGTCCGGCCGGGTCAACCTCTGGCGCGGACTCCTGTTCGTGCTGTCGTTCCTCGGGTCGGTCGTGCACGGCTCGATGCTGGTCGCCTGGCAGGTGCTCGACTGGCGGCGCCAGCCGGGCACGGCGATCATCGCGGTGCCCCTCGTGACCGACGACGACCTGATCATGACCCACGTGGCGGTCACCGCATCCCTCATCCCCGGCTCGCTCATCGTCGACGCTGACCGCGACCGTCGCGTGCTGTTCCTGCACGTCATCGGGGTGCGCGATCAGCGCGACGTCGAGCGCCAGCGCCGCAGCGTGCTGCAGTGGGAGCGGCGCATCGTGATGGCGGTCGGCTCGCGCGCGCAGGTGGCCGCGATGCAGGGCGGGGGTGCACGATGA
- a CDS encoding Na+/H+ antiporter subunit D, with the protein MNSLVPLLVTLPLLGAAIALIAGRHRRTQVVVSVTTLTLVTVIASILLVAVDAADAPIAVSVGGWPVPFGIVLYVDRLSALLVVVSSVVLLAVLLFSVGQGAADGDDETPVSIFHPSYLILGAGIFTAFIAGDLFNLYVGFEILLVASYVLITLGSTESRIRTGVVYIVVSLVSSILFLAAIAVIYGALGTVNMAQIAERMVELPQDIQLVLHLLLLLAFSIKAAVFPLSFWLPDSYPTAPAPVTAVFAGLLTKVGVYALIRTETQLFSDSDVNILLMVIALATMIVGVLGAVAQAELKRILSFTLVSHVGYMVFGIAVATPEAIGATIYYMVHHIVVQTTLFLAVGLIERRAGSTSILRVKGLMRAAPIIAVLYFIPAINLGGLPPFSGFIGKFALFDAAAEVGTPIMIVMLVGGIVTSLLTLYALMRAWNLSFWREEDDSAETEARISYLGDAPAAGDESDRRVIPRIMTSATAGMVTLTIALTVFAGPLYDVCARIGDTILQPVTLVQLDQEAAE; encoded by the coding sequence ATGAACTCGCTCGTCCCGCTTCTGGTCACCCTGCCCCTGCTCGGCGCCGCCATCGCGCTGATCGCCGGGCGGCACCGGCGCACGCAGGTGGTGGTCTCGGTCACGACGCTGACGCTCGTGACGGTGATCGCCAGCATCCTGCTCGTCGCCGTCGATGCCGCGGACGCGCCGATCGCCGTCTCGGTCGGAGGCTGGCCGGTGCCGTTCGGCATCGTGCTCTACGTCGACCGGCTCTCGGCACTGCTGGTCGTCGTCTCGAGCGTCGTGCTGCTCGCGGTGCTGCTCTTCTCGGTCGGCCAGGGCGCGGCAGACGGCGACGACGAGACCCCGGTGTCGATCTTCCACCCGTCGTACCTCATCCTCGGCGCCGGCATCTTCACCGCGTTCATCGCGGGCGACCTGTTCAACCTCTACGTCGGCTTCGAGATCCTGCTGGTCGCGTCGTACGTGCTCATCACGCTCGGCAGCACCGAGTCGCGCATCCGCACCGGCGTCGTCTACATCGTCGTCTCGCTCGTCTCGTCGATCCTGTTCCTGGCCGCGATCGCGGTGATCTACGGCGCGCTCGGCACGGTGAACATGGCGCAGATCGCGGAGCGCATGGTCGAGCTGCCGCAGGACATCCAGCTCGTGCTGCACCTGCTCCTGCTGCTCGCGTTCAGCATCAAGGCGGCCGTGTTCCCGCTGTCGTTCTGGCTGCCCGACTCGTACCCGACCGCTCCTGCGCCGGTGACCGCGGTCTTCGCGGGCTTGCTGACGAAGGTCGGCGTGTACGCGCTGATCCGCACGGAGACGCAGCTGTTCAGCGACAGCGACGTCAACATCCTGCTGATGGTGATCGCCCTGGCCACCATGATCGTCGGCGTGCTCGGCGCCGTCGCGCAGGCGGAGCTGAAACGCATCCTGTCGTTCACCCTGGTCAGCCACGTCGGCTACATGGTGTTCGGAATCGCCGTCGCCACCCCCGAGGCGATCGGCGCGACCATCTACTACATGGTCCACCACATCGTCGTGCAGACCACCCTGTTCCTCGCCGTCGGTCTCATCGAGCGACGGGCGGGCTCGACCTCGATCCTGCGGGTGAAGGGCCTGATGCGCGCCGCCCCGATCATCGCCGTGCTCTACTTCATCCCCGCGATCAACCTGGGCGGGCTGCCCCCCTTCTCCGGCTTCATCGGCAAGTTCGCGCTCTTCGACGCGGCGGCCGAGGTCGGCACCCCGATCATGATCGTGATGCTCGTCGGCGGCATCGTCACTTCGCTGCTCACCCTCTACGCCCTCATGCGCGCGTGGAACCTGTCGTTCTGGCGCGAGGAGGACGACTCGGCCGAGACCGAGGCGCGCATCTCGTACCTGGGCGATGCGCCGGCGGCGGGCGACGAGTCGGACCGCCGGGTCATCCCGCGCATCATGACCTCGGCGACCGCCGGCATGGTGACGCTGACCATCGCGCTCACCGTCTTCGCCGGGCCGCTCTACGACGTGTGCGCGCGGATCGGCGACACGATCCTGCAGCCGGTGACGCTGGTGCAGCTGGATCAGGAGGCGGCAGAGTGA
- a CDS encoding LacI family DNA-binding transcriptional regulator yields MSTRRATISDVARTAGVSPSTASVVFSGKTPVSDETRSRVLAAAAELGYTGPDPRAASLRRGRSGIVGVVFEEHLGRTFQDPVKILMMDGLTDGVAPLGAGLLLLRDRDDTDGAPTLTTAPLDAAVLVGCSGMLRESLDVVRARGIPVVVIEGDAGEGIPRIDLDNRAAQSRAAAHLRELGHERVALVTLPLRAGWAPGWITGADDIDIDVTRDRLDGARDVYPQAPAYAAAASSIDEGVAAGRAVFAAAGPHPTAVLAQSDLLAAGVIRAAEEAGLRVPEDVSVTGFDGIVVDGLAPYELTTLVQPAVEKGRAAGRAVAAMLDGGEPASLLLTCAFRAGNTTARAGAAG; encoded by the coding sequence ATGAGCACGCGCCGCGCCACCATCAGCGACGTCGCCCGCACCGCGGGCGTGTCGCCGTCGACCGCCTCGGTCGTCTTCAGCGGCAAGACACCCGTGTCGGACGAGACACGCAGCCGCGTGCTCGCGGCCGCCGCGGAACTCGGCTACACCGGCCCCGACCCGCGGGCGGCGTCACTGCGCCGCGGCCGGTCGGGCATCGTCGGGGTGGTGTTCGAGGAGCACCTGGGCCGCACGTTCCAGGATCCGGTGAAGATCCTCATGATGGACGGGCTGACCGACGGCGTCGCGCCGCTCGGCGCCGGCCTGCTGCTCCTGCGCGACCGCGATGACACCGACGGCGCGCCCACCCTCACCACCGCGCCGCTCGATGCGGCAGTGCTCGTCGGATGCAGCGGGATGCTGCGCGAATCGCTCGACGTGGTCCGCGCCCGCGGCATCCCGGTCGTCGTGATCGAGGGGGATGCTGGCGAGGGGATCCCGCGGATCGACCTCGACAACCGCGCGGCCCAGAGCCGCGCCGCCGCGCACCTGCGTGAGCTCGGCCACGAGCGAGTGGCGCTGGTCACGCTGCCGCTGCGCGCGGGCTGGGCGCCTGGGTGGATCACCGGAGCCGACGACATCGACATCGACGTCACCCGAGACCGCCTCGATGGTGCCCGCGACGTGTACCCGCAGGCGCCCGCGTACGCCGCAGCGGCCAGCTCCATCGACGAGGGCGTCGCGGCAGGGCGGGCTGTCTTCGCCGCGGCGGGCCCGCATCCCACCGCCGTGCTCGCCCAGAGCGACCTGCTCGCCGCCGGAGTGATCCGGGCCGCGGAGGAGGCCGGGCTGCGGGTGCCCGAGGATGTCAGCGTCACCGGGTTCGACGGGATCGTCGTCGACGGACTGGCCCCGTACGAGCTGACCACGCTGGTGCAGCCGGCCGTCGAGAAGGGACGTGCCGCCGGACGCGCAGTCGCCGCGATGCTCGACGGCGGCGAGCCGGCGTCACTGCTGCTGACGTGCGCATTCCGCGCGGGGAATACCACCGCGCGGGCGGGGGCCGCGGGCTGA
- the nucS gene encoding endonuclease NucS, with translation MRLVIARCSVDYTGRLNAHLPLATRLLVHKGDGSLLVHSDGGSYKPLNWMSPPCTLTVESPDADSAAAGVLEHWRVTHAKTGDALLVRIYEVLHDSSHELGIDPGLQKDGVEADLQRLLAEQVGLIGEGLSLVRREFPTAIGPVDLLLRDPAGGTIAVEVKRRGDIDGVEQLTRYLELLGRDPHLAPVTGVFAAQEIKPQAKVLAADRGIRCVTLDYEDMKGTESGAPRLF, from the coding sequence GTGCGCCTCGTCATCGCCCGCTGCTCCGTCGATTACACGGGCCGCCTCAACGCCCATCTGCCCCTGGCCACGCGCCTGCTGGTGCACAAGGGCGACGGGTCGCTGCTCGTGCACTCGGACGGCGGGTCGTACAAGCCGCTGAACTGGATGAGCCCGCCGTGCACCCTGACGGTGGAGAGCCCGGATGCCGACTCCGCTGCGGCCGGCGTGCTCGAGCACTGGCGGGTCACGCACGCCAAGACCGGCGACGCCCTGCTCGTGCGCATCTACGAGGTGCTGCATGATTCGTCGCACGAGCTGGGCATCGACCCCGGTCTGCAGAAGGACGGCGTCGAAGCAGACCTGCAGCGGCTGCTCGCCGAGCAGGTCGGCCTGATCGGCGAAGGACTGTCGCTCGTGCGGCGCGAGTTCCCCACGGCGATCGGGCCGGTGGACCTGCTCCTGCGCGACCCGGCCGGCGGCACGATCGCCGTCGAGGTCAAGCGCCGCGGCGACATCGACGGGGTGGAGCAGCTCACCCGCTACCTCGAGCTCCTCGGCCGCGACCCGCACCTCGCACCGGTCACCGGCGTCTTCGCCGCGCAGGAGATCAAGCCGCAGGCGAAGGTGCTCGCCGCGGATCGCGGCATCCGCTGCGTGACCCTCGACTACGAGGACATGAAGGGCACCGAGTCCGGCGCCCCCCGCCTCTTCTGA
- the mnhG gene encoding monovalent cation/H(+) antiporter subunit G — MNPDAVIDVAVGVLILVGALLCLTAAIGLLRFRDVPTRLHAATKPQVLGLVLICLAIALSMRSWQVVAFLVPVVMIQFATAPLSAHMVGRQAYRNGTIDERSLVVDELADSRRTPPAAGG; from the coding sequence ATGAACCCGGATGCTGTCATCGACGTCGCGGTGGGCGTCTTGATCCTCGTGGGCGCGCTACTGTGCCTCACCGCCGCGATCGGGCTGCTGCGGTTCCGCGACGTGCCGACCCGCCTGCACGCCGCGACCAAGCCGCAGGTGCTCGGGCTCGTGCTGATCTGCCTCGCGATCGCGCTGTCGATGCGTTCGTGGCAGGTCGTGGCGTTCCTGGTGCCGGTCGTGATGATCCAGTTCGCGACCGCGCCGCTGTCGGCGCACATGGTGGGCCGGCAGGCCTACCGCAACGGCACCATCGACGAGCGGTCGCTGGTCGTCGACGAGCTCGCGGACTCCCGCCGCACACCCCCCGCCGCCGGCGGCTGA
- a CDS encoding MFS transporter translates to MDTVLTRSQLVRWRTAIFTIFAVVGLGFASWASRLPAVKKELGTDDFGIGVLLFISGAAAIVGLTLANIIVVRWGARRGMIATLLSFGGGVIVIGFGVEITHSYALTAVGLAFLGLGMSATDVMMNVEAAAVEQSFGRTLMPLFHAFFSIGTVVGAGVGIAMSAWNVGVAAHLWAAAALVLGAGLLSIAWVPTRESVGDEAPDASRRDRFKAALAVWRDPRTWAIGAIMLGMAFAEGSANDWLTIAVVDGHGETEAMGAVALTVFSVAMTVFRILGGPLVDRIGRVWTLRILSVAAGVGLIMFILAPSLPIAFVGVALWGAGASLGFPLGMSAAADDPAKAAASVSAAATIGYVAFLCGPPVLGWISQQIGILSTLWIIVALIAMSGLASGAAKPIAGSKVGAGHHH, encoded by the coding sequence GTGGATACCGTCCTGACCCGCTCCCAGCTCGTGCGCTGGCGCACCGCCATCTTCACGATCTTCGCCGTCGTCGGTCTCGGCTTCGCCTCATGGGCGTCGCGTCTCCCGGCGGTGAAGAAGGAGCTCGGCACCGACGACTTCGGCATCGGCGTGCTGCTGTTCATCTCGGGCGCCGCGGCGATCGTCGGGCTCACGCTCGCGAACATCATCGTCGTGCGGTGGGGCGCCCGGCGGGGCATGATCGCCACGCTGCTGTCGTTCGGCGGCGGTGTGATCGTCATCGGGTTCGGCGTCGAGATCACCCACTCGTACGCGCTGACGGCGGTCGGCCTGGCCTTCCTGGGTCTCGGCATGAGCGCCACCGACGTGATGATGAACGTCGAGGCCGCTGCGGTGGAGCAGTCGTTCGGCCGCACCCTCATGCCCCTGTTCCACGCGTTCTTCAGTATCGGCACCGTGGTCGGTGCCGGTGTGGGCATCGCGATGTCGGCCTGGAACGTCGGCGTCGCCGCGCACCTCTGGGCTGCGGCGGCGCTCGTCCTCGGTGCGGGGCTGCTGTCGATCGCGTGGGTGCCGACCCGCGAGAGCGTGGGCGACGAGGCCCCCGATGCCTCACGGCGCGACCGGTTCAAGGCCGCCCTCGCCGTCTGGCGCGACCCGCGCACCTGGGCGATCGGCGCGATCATGCTCGGCATGGCCTTCGCCGAGGGCAGCGCGAACGACTGGCTCACGATCGCCGTGGTCGACGGCCACGGCGAGACCGAGGCGATGGGGGCCGTGGCCCTCACCGTGTTCTCGGTCGCGATGACCGTCTTCCGCATCCTGGGCGGACCGCTGGTCGACCGGATCGGCCGGGTGTGGACGCTGCGCATCCTCTCGGTCGCCGCGGGCGTGGGCCTGATCATGTTCATCCTCGCGCCGTCGCTCCCGATCGCGTTCGTCGGCGTCGCCCTGTGGGGTGCCGGCGCGTCACTCGGGTTCCCACTGGGCATGTCGGCCGCCGCCGACGACCCGGCGAAGGCCGCAGCATCCGTCTCCGCCGCGGCGACGATCGGCTACGTCGCCTTCCTGTGCGGACCGCCGGTGCTCGGCTGGATCAGCCAGCAGATCGGCATCCTGTCGACGCTGTGGATCATCGTCGCGCTCATCGCGATGTCGGGCCTCGCGTCCGGAGCGGCCAAGCCCATCGCCGGCTCGAAGGTCGGCGCGGGCCACCACCACTAA